A genomic segment from Actinoplanes sichuanensis encodes:
- a CDS encoding SigE family RNA polymerase sigma factor — translation MTFESFVAEHGQSLIRLAFVLTGDRQHAEDLAQSALVDTYRNWAKVSAARRPDSYVRKVLVNAHLSWRRRRWTTERPTEMGEAAAGLLPDPGDALAERDHLRTLLAGLAPRARTVLVLRYYADLPDAAIAETMGITESAVRATASRALATLRGNTRTTAAGTAPTASTTGRITAPGNVLEGR, via the coding sequence ATGACGTTCGAGAGTTTCGTGGCCGAGCACGGTCAGTCACTGATTCGGCTGGCGTTCGTGCTCACCGGCGACCGGCAGCACGCCGAGGACCTGGCGCAGAGCGCGCTGGTCGACACCTACCGCAACTGGGCGAAGGTGTCGGCAGCTCGAAGACCCGACTCCTACGTCCGCAAGGTGCTGGTCAACGCCCATCTGAGCTGGCGACGACGCCGCTGGACGACGGAGCGCCCGACCGAGATGGGCGAGGCCGCGGCCGGTCTGCTGCCCGACCCGGGCGACGCCCTCGCCGAGCGCGATCATCTGCGGACCCTGCTGGCCGGCCTGGCGCCACGGGCCCGGACGGTGCTGGTGCTGCGCTACTACGCCGACCTGCCCGACGCGGCCATCGCCGAGACCATGGGCATCACCGAGAGCGCGGTCCGCGCCACCGCCTCCCGAGCCTTGGCCACGCTCCGCGGCAACACCCGCACCACCGCCGCGGGCACCGCACCGACCGCGTCGACGACGGGGCGGATCACCGCGCCCGGGAATGTCCTGGAGGGACGATGA
- a CDS encoding CU044_5270 family protein — MSDLIEQQLRDLFAADADAAPRPADLLTRTRRAARAQRLRTGAWALAASVVAVTAGAFAVWPSAPEPVPFPQVAAPPTDPVRAPGTLSATPGYGPGTRLSMRPVAQVLDLAAGTAAKAADVVPEPGQFLYTRTVGRDGRILAERWYSIDGAHDGLGFNVEPGGVVDRFAFPGCRDGRQISGPDRGGPCEADPAYLPDLPEDAESMAGYLDLSSAHLDDDPAENKTNGIAKDMWTLGSSKFLRPAQRAALFQATARIPGITVVDDAVDAAGRTGTGVTWTFGKHSMMWIFDPKTHDFLGSDVDTTEQAVVDEVGERPAR, encoded by the coding sequence ATGAGCGACCTGATCGAGCAGCAGTTGCGTGACCTGTTCGCCGCCGACGCGGACGCCGCCCCGCGACCAGCCGACCTGCTGACCAGGACTCGACGTGCCGCCCGTGCGCAGCGACTGCGGACGGGCGCCTGGGCGCTGGCGGCGAGCGTCGTCGCGGTCACCGCCGGCGCGTTCGCGGTGTGGCCGTCCGCGCCCGAGCCGGTGCCGTTCCCCCAGGTGGCGGCCCCACCCACCGACCCGGTCCGGGCGCCGGGAACGCTGTCGGCGACGCCCGGCTACGGACCGGGCACGCGTCTGTCGATGCGGCCGGTGGCCCAGGTTCTGGACCTGGCCGCGGGCACCGCCGCGAAGGCGGCCGACGTGGTTCCCGAGCCGGGCCAGTTCCTGTATACGCGGACGGTGGGCCGGGACGGCCGGATCCTCGCCGAGCGCTGGTATTCGATCGACGGCGCCCACGACGGTCTGGGCTTCAATGTGGAGCCGGGCGGTGTGGTCGATCGGTTCGCGTTCCCCGGGTGCCGCGACGGGCGCCAAATCTCCGGGCCGGACCGGGGCGGGCCGTGCGAGGCGGATCCCGCCTACCTGCCCGATCTGCCGGAGGACGCCGAATCGATGGCCGGATACCTCGACCTGTCGTCGGCTCACCTCGACGACGACCCGGCGGAGAACAAGACGAACGGCATCGCCAAGGACATGTGGACGCTGGGCTCGTCGAAGTTCCTACGGCCGGCACAGCGGGCGGCGCTGTTCCAGGCGACGGCCCGCATTCCGGGGATCACGGTGGTGGACGACGCGGTGGACGCCGCCGGGCGGACCGGCACCGGGGTGACGTGGACGTTCGGCAAGCACAGCATGATGTGGATCTTCGACCCGAAGACCCACGACTTCCTCGGCAGCGACGTCGACACCACCGAGCAGGCGGTCGTCGACGAGGTCGGCGAGCGACCGGCCCGGTGA
- a CDS encoding SDR family oxidoreductase produces MILDSFRLDGRVALVTGGNRGLGRACADALAEAGASVIAVGSKELDLATADLHAYVSELDQIDILVNNAGIIRRAPAAEVTADDWDDVLSVNLDAAFHLSQAAGRRMIAQGHGKIINIASMLSFQGGIRVPAYTASKHAILGLTRALANEWAALGVNVNAIAPGYMETDNTAELRADPTRAPAITDRIPAGRWGTPDDLKGAVVFLASDAARYIHGTVLPVDGGWLAR; encoded by the coding sequence GTGATCCTGGACAGCTTCCGTCTCGACGGGCGGGTGGCCCTGGTCACCGGCGGCAACCGTGGTCTCGGCCGGGCGTGCGCTGACGCCCTGGCCGAGGCCGGTGCCTCGGTGATCGCGGTCGGCAGCAAGGAACTCGATCTCGCCACCGCCGACCTCCACGCCTACGTGTCCGAACTCGATCAGATCGACATCCTGGTCAACAACGCCGGGATCATCCGCCGGGCCCCGGCGGCCGAGGTCACCGCCGACGACTGGGACGACGTCCTCTCGGTCAACCTCGACGCCGCCTTCCACCTCAGCCAGGCCGCGGGCCGCCGGATGATCGCCCAGGGCCACGGCAAGATCATCAACATCGCCTCGATGCTCTCCTTCCAGGGCGGCATCCGGGTGCCCGCCTACACCGCCAGCAAGCACGCCATCCTCGGGCTGACCAGGGCACTGGCCAACGAGTGGGCCGCCCTCGGCGTCAACGTCAACGCCATCGCACCCGGCTACATGGAGACCGACAACACCGCCGAGCTCCGCGCCGACCCCACCCGGGCCCCAGCCATCACCGACCGCATCCCGGCCGGCCGCTGGGGCACCCCGGACGACCTCAAAGGCGCGGTCGTCTTCCTGGCCTCCGACGCGGCCCGTTACATCCACGGCACCGTCCTGCCGGTCGACGGAGGCTGGCTGGCCCGCTGA
- the iolB gene encoding 5-deoxy-glucuronate isomerase, with protein sequence MDYKYHCYIPAASGLNTLPFNPCELLDFQLLTLAPGETWTGSSGDREILAVILGGTANFTVGGSKFASVGGRADVFSGKPHSVYIPRDADISIEAVSAVEIALPSAPSDLVTDPYVIEPSQVADGRWGGANFGRNYHQILTEIAQPSLPARRLIVGETYTPSGNWSTYPPHRHKTDNLPAEAAHEEMYYFRVAPEGGFGICRLYTDEGYEENFTVRDHGMHMMPEGYHTVVSAPGYTTYYLWFLAGTQRTQGAHEDTTLKWVGQTVPTLRNLGL encoded by the coding sequence ATGGACTACAAGTACCACTGCTACATCCCGGCCGCGTCCGGCCTCAACACGCTGCCGTTCAACCCGTGCGAGCTGCTCGACTTCCAGCTGCTCACCCTCGCGCCCGGCGAGACCTGGACCGGGTCCTCCGGCGACCGGGAGATCCTGGCCGTGATCCTGGGCGGAACCGCGAACTTCACCGTCGGAGGGTCGAAGTTCGCGTCGGTCGGCGGCCGGGCGGACGTGTTCAGCGGCAAACCGCACTCGGTCTACATCCCGCGGGACGCCGACATCTCGATCGAGGCGGTCAGCGCGGTCGAGATCGCCCTGCCCAGCGCCCCGAGCGACCTGGTCACCGACCCGTACGTCATCGAGCCGTCGCAGGTCGCCGACGGACGCTGGGGCGGGGCCAACTTCGGCCGCAACTACCACCAGATCCTGACCGAGATCGCCCAGCCGTCGCTGCCCGCCCGGCGCCTCATCGTCGGGGAGACGTACACGCCGTCCGGGAACTGGAGCACCTACCCGCCGCACCGCCACAAGACCGACAACCTGCCGGCCGAGGCCGCGCACGAGGAGATGTACTACTTCCGGGTCGCGCCCGAGGGCGGCTTCGGGATCTGCCGCCTCTACACCGATGAGGGCTACGAGGAGAACTTCACGGTCCGCGACCACGGCATGCACATGATGCCCGAGGGGTACCACACGGTGGTCAGCGCTCCCGGTTACACCACCTACTACCTGTGGTTCCTGGCCGGTACCCAGCGCACCCAGGGCGCCCACGAGGACACCACCCTGAAGTGGGTCGGCCAGACCGTCCCCACCCTCCGGAACCTCGGTCTCTGA
- a CDS encoding glycoside hydrolase family 88 protein, translating into MTAIADQTGTAVSAALRTIDANIAEFGDRYPDDTTVDDRYRPRPANTGWTTSFWPGMLWLAYDLSGDEGYQKAASGHVRSFVERVDQEIDLDTHDLGFLYTLSCVTAWRRTRDPEAKRAALSAADHLMRRVLPSAGIIQAWGDLADPRQQGRTIVDSLMNTPLLFWASRTSGDPRYAAAARRHTAQLRDHILRPDDTTYHTFYWDPVTGAPLRGETEQGSADESCWARGQAWGIYGFTLNHQYTGDPTLLRAAIRCADYFLAHLPPDGVAYWDLIFASPHSPSLQEERDSSAAAIAVNGLLELATFVPSPLADHYRAAAGRILRSLIDDYSTLHHPGSNALLLHGVYDKPKAVGVDEGNLWGDYFYLEALARVTRPGWTHPW; encoded by the coding sequence ATGACGGCGATCGCCGACCAGACCGGAACCGCGGTGAGCGCCGCCCTGCGCACCATCGACGCCAACATCGCAGAGTTCGGGGATCGGTACCCGGATGACACGACCGTCGATGACCGTTATCGGCCGCGGCCCGCGAACACCGGGTGGACCACCAGTTTCTGGCCGGGAATGCTGTGGCTCGCGTACGACCTGTCCGGGGACGAGGGCTATCAGAAGGCGGCGTCCGGGCATGTCCGGTCGTTCGTCGAGCGCGTCGATCAGGAGATCGACCTGGACACCCATGACCTCGGGTTCCTCTACACGCTGTCGTGTGTCACCGCCTGGCGGCGGACCCGCGACCCGGAGGCCAAACGGGCCGCGCTGTCCGCCGCCGATCACCTGATGCGGCGGGTGCTCCCGTCGGCCGGGATCATCCAGGCCTGGGGTGACCTCGCCGACCCGCGGCAGCAGGGGCGCACCATCGTGGACAGCCTGATGAACACGCCGCTGCTCTTCTGGGCCAGCCGGACCAGCGGAGACCCCCGGTACGCGGCGGCGGCCCGGCGGCACACGGCCCAGCTGCGCGATCACATCCTGCGGCCGGACGACACCACCTATCACACGTTCTACTGGGATCCGGTCACCGGTGCGCCGCTGCGCGGGGAGACCGAGCAGGGCAGCGCGGACGAGTCCTGCTGGGCCCGGGGACAGGCGTGGGGGATCTACGGGTTCACGCTCAACCACCAGTACACCGGGGATCCGACACTGCTGCGCGCGGCGATCAGGTGTGCCGACTACTTCCTGGCCCATCTGCCGCCGGACGGGGTGGCGTACTGGGACCTGATCTTCGCCTCGCCGCATTCCCCTTCCCTCCAGGAGGAACGGGACAGCTCGGCGGCCGCGATCGCGGTCAACGGGCTGCTCGAACTGGCCACCTTCGTCCCGTCGCCGCTGGCTGATCACTATCGGGCTGCGGCCGGGCGGATTCTGCGGTCGCTGATCGACGACTACTCGACTCTGCACCACCCCGGTTCCAACGCCCTGCTCCTGCACGGCGTCTACGACAAACCCAAGGCCGTCGGGGTCGACGAGGGAAACCTCTGGGGCGACTACTTCTACCTGGAAGCCCTCGCCCGCGTGACCCGGCCCGGCTGGACCCACCCCTGGTAA
- a CDS encoding carbohydrate ABC transporter permease, producing the protein MTTLLSASVSEKVDVASSPRRPSRWWRVIGYGALGAAGIVVLLPFYWMVLSSLKTNNEVFTIPVQWITTDPVWSNYADIWSKSNMTTWLGNTVFLSAVVTLLQVLTGSFAAYGFAKIQFPGRDVLFLAYIGTLAVPWQSYMVPQFVMMTKLQLTDTLWSIVALQAFGALGVFMMKQFYETIPDELLDAARIDGMSEYGIYRRIMLPLSVPALASLTLITAVTTWNDYMGPLIYLRSPDLWTIQIGLKSFINQYNAEYALIMTGSVLSVLPIVVVFLLGQRYFVEGIATTGLKG; encoded by the coding sequence ATGACCACCCTCCTCTCCGCTTCGGTCTCGGAGAAGGTCGACGTCGCCTCCTCTCCGCGGAGGCCGTCACGCTGGTGGCGTGTGATCGGGTACGGCGCTCTCGGCGCTGCCGGGATCGTGGTGTTGCTGCCGTTCTACTGGATGGTGCTGTCCTCGCTGAAGACCAACAACGAGGTCTTCACCATCCCGGTCCAGTGGATCACCACCGACCCGGTGTGGAGCAACTACGCCGACATCTGGTCGAAGTCGAACATGACCACCTGGCTGGGTAACACCGTCTTCCTGTCGGCGGTCGTCACCCTGCTCCAGGTCCTCACCGGCAGCTTCGCGGCGTACGGCTTCGCCAAGATCCAGTTCCCGGGGCGGGACGTGCTGTTCCTCGCCTACATCGGCACCCTGGCTGTGCCGTGGCAGTCCTACATGGTTCCGCAGTTCGTGATGATGACGAAGCTGCAGCTCACCGACACGCTCTGGTCGATCGTCGCGCTGCAGGCGTTCGGCGCTCTCGGCGTGTTCATGATGAAGCAGTTCTACGAGACCATCCCGGACGAGCTGCTCGACGCGGCCCGCATCGACGGGATGAGCGAGTACGGCATCTACCGCCGGATCATGCTGCCGCTGTCCGTTCCGGCGCTGGCCAGCCTCACCCTGATCACCGCGGTCACCACCTGGAACGACTACATGGGGCCGCTGATCTACCTGCGCAGCCCCGACCTGTGGACGATCCAGATCGGGCTCAAGTCGTTCATCAACCAGTACAACGCCGAATACGCGCTGATCATGACCGGGTCGGTGCTGTCGGTGCTGCCGATCGTGGTGGTCTTCCTGCTCGGGCAGAGGTACTTCGTCGAGGGCATCGCGACCACGGGGCTCAAAGGATGA
- a CDS encoding carbohydrate ABC transporter permease → MTTMTTSRRRWRNTAVGLSFLLPNLIGFLILTLIPVGLLFYYAFTEWNVFGGATWTGLDNFRQMAADTTFWTALRNTLYYAAFHIPLTLGVSLGLALLLNRKLRGVAFFRTVAFFPYITSIVAIAQIWNMLFSPGFGPINELLRWIGVDSPPGWTTSADWSMPAVIIVGTWRDMGYYMLLFLAGLQTIPGQLYEAATVDGASAWQRFRAVTLPGLRPTTFFITVLLTIGSFKVFDLILVMTNGGPGQSTLVLAQYIFRKGFEENQFGYASAVSIVLFAICLVVTVIQFVVNKRRRS, encoded by the coding sequence ATGACGACGATGACGACGAGCCGCCGGCGGTGGCGTAACACCGCGGTGGGGCTGAGCTTCCTGTTGCCGAACCTCATCGGCTTCCTGATCCTCACCCTGATCCCGGTCGGCCTGCTGTTCTACTACGCGTTCACCGAATGGAACGTGTTCGGCGGCGCCACCTGGACCGGGCTGGACAACTTCCGGCAGATGGCCGCCGACACCACGTTCTGGACCGCGCTGCGCAACACCCTCTACTACGCGGCCTTCCACATCCCGCTCACCCTGGGCGTCTCGCTCGGGCTGGCGCTCCTGCTCAACCGCAAACTGCGCGGGGTGGCGTTCTTCCGTACGGTCGCGTTCTTCCCGTACATCACCTCGATCGTCGCCATCGCGCAGATCTGGAACATGCTGTTCAGCCCGGGATTCGGGCCGATCAACGAGCTGCTGCGGTGGATCGGCGTGGACAGCCCGCCGGGCTGGACCACCTCGGCCGACTGGTCGATGCCCGCCGTCATCATCGTCGGCACCTGGCGCGACATGGGCTACTACATGCTGCTCTTCCTGGCCGGGCTACAGACCATCCCGGGCCAGCTCTACGAGGCGGCCACCGTGGACGGCGCGTCGGCGTGGCAGCGGTTCCGGGCGGTCACCCTGCCCGGCCTGCGGCCCACCACCTTCTTCATCACGGTGCTGCTGACCATCGGCAGTTTCAAGGTCTTCGACCTGATCCTGGTGATGACCAACGGCGGGCCGGGGCAGTCGACGCTGGTGCTGGCGCAGTACATCTTCCGGAAGGGCTTCGAGGAGAACCAGTTCGGGTACGCGTCCGCGGTCTCCATCGTGCTCTTCGCGATCTGCCTGGTGGTGACGGTCATCCAGTTCGTCGTCAACAAACGCAGGAGGTCGTGA
- a CDS encoding ABC transporter substrate-binding protein, with product MKRSLAAVTALLLGITGCSSGGDAEESGPVTLTLAGWSLATTPEFKTLADGFKTSHPDIVVELKEYDAANYDTQMIADLAAGKAPDVYVQKNLKNFFTYQDGKQLVDVSDVAAKLGPKVGGVSAYQVDGKTWAIPYRADSWVLYYNKALFDKAGVKHPDGSWTWAEYATAAKELTTKLKAAGDKALGTYQHTWQSTDQGFALAQSAGASLESGDYGFLKPYYETSLDLQNAGAQVSLGDATTNSLTYQAQFGKQSAAMMVMGTWYIATLLNQQAKGDADAFEWGIAPAPQLTKTTTGTSATPVTFADPTGLGINPKISDKKIAAAKEFLAYAAGADAAKALAGIGVTPADNSSVADTIFSLKGAPSDDLSKFTFATHDTKPENPVSKYTAPLQNILKDLHTEVLSGTTPIDAAITKAQDRAKNEVLNK from the coding sequence ATGAAGCGCTCCCTCGCCGCTGTCACGGCGCTCCTGCTCGGCATCACCGGCTGCAGCAGCGGCGGTGATGCCGAGGAGTCCGGCCCGGTCACCCTCACCCTGGCCGGGTGGAGCCTGGCGACCACGCCGGAGTTCAAGACCCTCGCCGACGGATTCAAGACCTCGCACCCGGACATCGTGGTCGAGCTCAAGGAATACGACGCCGCCAACTACGACACCCAGATGATCGCCGACCTGGCCGCCGGCAAGGCCCCGGACGTCTACGTGCAGAAGAACCTGAAGAACTTCTTCACCTACCAGGACGGCAAGCAGCTGGTCGACGTCTCCGACGTGGCGGCCAAGCTCGGGCCGAAGGTCGGCGGGGTCAGCGCGTACCAGGTGGACGGCAAGACCTGGGCGATTCCGTACCGGGCCGACTCGTGGGTGCTCTATTACAACAAGGCGCTGTTCGACAAGGCCGGCGTCAAGCACCCGGACGGGAGCTGGACCTGGGCCGAGTACGCGACCGCCGCCAAGGAGCTGACCACCAAGCTGAAGGCGGCCGGCGACAAGGCGCTCGGGACCTACCAGCACACCTGGCAGTCCACCGACCAGGGCTTCGCGCTGGCGCAGAGTGCCGGGGCCAGCCTGGAGAGCGGTGACTACGGGTTCCTCAAGCCGTACTACGAGACCAGCCTCGACCTGCAGAACGCCGGCGCCCAGGTCAGTCTCGGTGACGCCACCACCAACAGCCTCACCTACCAGGCCCAGTTCGGTAAGCAGTCGGCCGCGATGATGGTGATGGGTACCTGGTACATCGCGACGCTGCTCAACCAGCAGGCCAAGGGTGACGCCGACGCCTTCGAGTGGGGCATCGCGCCGGCGCCGCAGTTGACCAAGACCACCACCGGCACCTCGGCCACCCCGGTCACCTTCGCCGACCCGACCGGTCTCGGCATCAACCCGAAGATCAGCGACAAGAAGATCGCCGCGGCCAAGGAGTTCCTGGCCTACGCGGCCGGCGCGGACGCCGCCAAGGCTCTGGCCGGGATCGGTGTCACGCCGGCCGACAACAGCTCGGTGGCCGACACCATCTTCTCGCTCAAGGGCGCGCCCTCCGACGACCTGTCGAAGTTCACCTTCGCCACCCACGACACCAAGCCGGAGAACCCGGTCTCCAAGTACACGGCGCCGCTGCAGAACATCCTCAAGGACCTGCACACCGAGGTGCTGTCCGGCACGACACCGATCGACGCCGCCATCACCAAGGCACAGGACCGGGCCAAGAACGAGGTCCTGAACAAGTGA
- a CDS encoding DUF2264 domain-containing protein, producing the protein MPPAFDTRADWTGFADRLLAAASRHASPSHALITLPGAEGGYGRAVDGLEGFARTFLLAGFRLAGERGQGLDHLVERYAAGLAAGTDPTNPDRWVRLPEHAQAKVEAASIALILDMTRDWIWDRLDPTVQERIVEYLAPAVGDDTYPRINWVWFRLVVQTFLRSVGGPYSAAEMAEDLATHDTFRRADGWLSDGSSRAYDHYTGWALHLYPVLWSRMTGAPSLRPIDRDLLDRFLTDALTLTGGNGSPLLQGRSLIYRFAAAAPFWAGILADVPSHAPGRLRNAAGKIVGHFEPHGDLLTLGWHGPWPRLAQSYSGPGSPYWASKGLLGVALPADHPVWAAPAEPLPVETGDVLRAVRAPGWLIAGTRADGIVRVINHGTDHGDEGVPGGDSPLYARLGYSTATTPVLDESGWTDPEDQSVVLVCAGGRHSHRTGMRTLVVRAEGLWVLPDR; encoded by the coding sequence GTGCCACCTGCCTTCGACACCCGTGCCGACTGGACGGGGTTCGCCGACCGTCTGCTCGCCGCCGCGTCCCGGCACGCGTCGCCGTCGCACGCGCTGATCACCCTGCCCGGTGCCGAGGGCGGTTACGGGCGTGCGGTCGACGGTCTGGAGGGCTTCGCCCGCACCTTCCTGCTGGCCGGTTTCCGCCTGGCCGGCGAGCGCGGCCAGGGCCTCGACCACCTGGTCGAGCGATACGCCGCCGGCCTCGCCGCGGGCACCGATCCGACAAACCCCGATCGATGGGTACGGCTACCCGAACACGCCCAGGCCAAAGTGGAGGCGGCGTCGATCGCGCTGATTCTCGACATGACCCGCGACTGGATCTGGGACCGCCTGGACCCCACCGTCCAGGAGCGGATCGTCGAGTACCTGGCCCCGGCCGTCGGTGACGACACCTACCCGCGGATCAACTGGGTCTGGTTCCGCCTGGTCGTGCAGACGTTCCTGCGTTCGGTCGGCGGTCCGTACTCGGCGGCGGAGATGGCCGAGGACCTGGCCACCCACGACACGTTCCGGCGGGCCGACGGCTGGCTGTCCGACGGCTCGTCACGTGCCTACGACCACTACACCGGCTGGGCCCTGCACCTCTACCCGGTCCTCTGGTCGCGGATGACCGGCGCTCCCAGCCTGCGCCCGATCGACCGGGATCTGCTCGACCGGTTCCTCACCGACGCGCTCACCCTGACCGGCGGGAACGGCTCGCCACTGCTGCAGGGTCGCAGCCTGATCTACCGGTTCGCCGCGGCCGCCCCGTTCTGGGCCGGCATCCTCGCCGACGTCCCCTCCCACGCGCCCGGTCGGCTGCGCAACGCCGCCGGGAAGATCGTCGGGCACTTCGAACCGCACGGGGACCTGCTCACTCTCGGCTGGCACGGGCCGTGGCCGCGGCTCGCCCAGTCCTACTCCGGTCCAGGCTCGCCCTACTGGGCGAGCAAGGGACTGCTCGGAGTGGCCCTCCCGGCGGATCATCCGGTGTGGGCCGCCCCGGCCGAGCCGCTGCCGGTGGAGACCGGTGACGTGCTCCGCGCCGTCCGCGCCCCGGGCTGGCTGATCGCCGGCACCCGCGCCGACGGCATCGTCCGCGTCATCAACCACGGCACCGATCACGGCGACGAGGGCGTGCCGGGCGGCGACTCACCGCTCTACGCCCGGCTCGGCTACTCGACGGCGACCACGCCCGTGCTCGACGAGAGCGGCTGGACCGACCCCGAGGACCAGTCGGTGGTTCTCGTCTGCGCGGGCGGGCGGCACTCGCACCGCACCGGCATGCGCACTCTGGTCGTACGCGCCGAGGGTCTTTGGGTCTTGCCGGATCGGTGA
- a CDS encoding heparinase II/III domain-containing protein produces the protein MLVPAATDRAVWRSADEPTLHELSERARATLGTPWPTPLARDFARYFRDGDRDTYEQAIWGRHQRLARAVVLAAATLDPVWLDEVADGVTLFCEQSTWCWPAHDDTFTRHGSVLPTVTDPYLDLGAGEVAADLAWTDHVLGAQLDERYPGLRARIRHEVAVRVLRPFINRRDWHWLGLDGRVHNWNPWIHSNVLLAATFLGFLDPELTDLITEGIGLYGAAVPADGAIDEGYHYWWHGALPYLETLERLGRDLDPALIDFPHRVHLGGPWYLNHADGPARPSPHQPWHVLHRLARTVGARDALAHAAAHRRPGEAVAHESHGLGHLLQAVLDRDWIAAIPGPSPLPRDVWFRSTQVLLARPTTGSAAGLTLAIKGGHNDENHNHNDVGSFIVARDGVPVLVDPGRPTYTAQTFGPRRYEIWTMRSTWHNTPSIRGTEQAAGRSFAARDVVVDLDAGSFTADLAGAYPRDDVRRWIRTARLDRDTGTITIRDSWELRPGTGRTVLHLIVAGEVTLTGGGADVNGISVTWGDRPCTVTSRRLDDPMLTEVWGDRLTRLDIDVTTLGPVGTLELSVKEKR, from the coding sequence ATGCTCGTGCCGGCGGCGACCGACCGCGCGGTGTGGAGATCGGCGGACGAGCCGACCCTCCACGAGTTGTCCGAGCGCGCCCGTGCCACCCTCGGCACCCCCTGGCCCACTCCCCTGGCCCGTGACTTCGCCCGCTACTTCCGCGACGGCGACCGGGACACCTATGAGCAGGCGATCTGGGGCCGGCATCAGCGGCTGGCCCGGGCCGTCGTGCTGGCCGCGGCCACCCTCGACCCGGTCTGGCTCGACGAGGTCGCCGACGGGGTCACCCTGTTCTGCGAGCAGAGCACCTGGTGCTGGCCGGCCCACGACGACACCTTCACCCGCCACGGCTCGGTGCTGCCGACGGTCACCGATCCCTACCTCGACCTGGGCGCGGGTGAGGTCGCCGCCGACCTGGCGTGGACCGACCACGTGCTCGGCGCACAGCTCGACGAGCGCTATCCGGGGTTACGCGCCCGGATCCGGCACGAGGTCGCGGTGCGCGTGCTGCGGCCGTTCATCAATCGGCGCGACTGGCACTGGCTGGGCCTCGACGGTCGCGTGCACAACTGGAACCCCTGGATCCACAGCAACGTCCTTCTCGCGGCGACCTTCCTGGGCTTCCTCGATCCGGAGCTGACCGACCTCATCACCGAGGGGATCGGTTTGTACGGCGCGGCCGTGCCCGCCGACGGCGCCATCGACGAGGGATACCACTACTGGTGGCACGGCGCCCTGCCGTATCTGGAGACCCTGGAACGGCTCGGCCGCGACCTCGACCCGGCGCTGATCGACTTCCCACATCGCGTCCACCTGGGCGGTCCCTGGTATCTCAACCACGCCGACGGGCCGGCCCGCCCGTCGCCGCATCAGCCGTGGCACGTGCTGCACCGGCTGGCCCGCACCGTCGGCGCCCGCGACGCCCTGGCCCACGCGGCCGCCCACCGACGGCCCGGCGAGGCGGTCGCGCACGAGAGTCACGGGCTCGGTCACCTGCTGCAGGCGGTCCTCGACCGGGACTGGATCGCCGCCATCCCGGGCCCGTCGCCGCTGCCCCGTGACGTGTGGTTCCGGTCCACCCAGGTGCTGCTCGCCCGGCCCACCACGGGTAGCGCCGCCGGGCTGACCCTGGCGATCAAGGGCGGGCACAACGACGAGAACCACAACCACAACGACGTCGGCAGCTTCATCGTGGCCCGCGACGGGGTGCCGGTGCTGGTCGACCCGGGGCGGCCGACCTACACCGCACAAACCTTCGGGCCGCGGCGGTACGAGATCTGGACCATGCGATCGACCTGGCACAACACGCCGTCGATCAGGGGTACGGAGCAGGCCGCCGGCCGGTCGTTCGCGGCCCGTGACGTGGTCGTGGACCTCGACGCCGGCTCGTTCACCGCCGATCTGGCCGGCGCCTACCCGCGCGACGACGTCCGGCGCTGGATCCGTACCGCCCGGCTCGACCGGGACACCGGCACGATCACCATCCGTGACTCGTGGGAGCTGCGGCCCGGCACCGGCCGGACCGTCCTGCACCTGATCGTGGCGGGCGAGGTCACCCTCACCGGCGGCGGCGCCGACGTCAACGGCATCAGCGTGACCTGGGGCGACCGGCCCTGCACGGTCACCAGTCGACGACTCGACGACCCGATGCTCACCGAGGTCTGGGGCGACCGGCTGACCCGTCTCGACATCGACGTCACCACCCTGGGTCCCGTCGGTACCCTCGAACTGTCCGTGAAGGAGAAGCGGTGA